The DNA region GTCGACCACACCGTCGGCACCGCGCAGCTCCCGCTCCAGCGCGCTGAGCAGCCTGGCGCCGATCGCGCGGGCCGCGGCGACGGCCCCGGTCCGGCGCATGTGCTCCAGCGTCGCGTTCGCCGCCGCGCAGGCGGCGGCCGAGGCCGACATGGTGTGGCCGTACGGCACGATGCTCCCGGCGGGAAGCCGATCGAGCACACGGTGGTCGGCCGCGACCGCGGACAACGCGCACACACCGTTGGTCAAGCCCTTGCTGAAAGCCGTGAGATCGGGGCGTACGCCGGTGTGCTCGTGCGCGAACCACGCCCCGGTCCGGCCGACGCCGGTGAACACCTCGTCCAGCACCAGCAGTGCCCCGTACTCGTCGCAGGCACGGCGGATGTCACCGAGCAGTCCCTCGGGCAGCCGGATGCCGCCACCGACGTTCAGGAACGGCTCGACGAGCACCGTGCCCGCCGCCGAACCGGCCAGGACCGTCCGTAGCTGCGCGGTGATGTGCTCACGCGCCGCTCCCGACCGCTGCTCGGCGCCGGTGAACCCGCCGAACGTCAGATGATGGACGCGCACCCCGAACCCGTCCGGTGCGCTGCTGGTCTGCGGCAGGCCGGACAGCGACTGGCACAGCGCGGTCGAGCCGTGGTAGCCGCGCTCGAAGGCGACGATGTCCGTCCGCCGGCTGTCGACCGCGGCCCAGTACCGCGAGGAGAGCCCGACGGCGAGTTCGATCGCCTCCGAACCGCTGTTGGCGAAGAAGAATCGGTCGCCGCCGTGTCCCCGGATGTCCCGGAGCCCGTCCGCGAGCCGGTGCGCGGGCTCGGTGAGCCCCTGGGCCATGTCGACGTGGGCGAGTGTCCTCAGCTGCGACAGGTGGGCGTCCACGATCGGCTCGACGCCGTGTCCGCAGAACACGTTCAGGGCGCCCGACGTCGCGTCGATCACCCGGTGCCCGCCGCGGTCGACCAGCCAGGCGCCCTGCCCGGCGACGAACGTCGGCCCGGAGTGGTCGCGGGGAGCCCGCCAGGGACGCCCAAGGGCCGATGCCACCTCTTCCCCGGAACTCATCGTTCCTCCTTCCCCTTCTCGATCCATGCGCACAGGTCGCGCGCGGTACGGCGGTATGCGTACGAGTCGAGGGGCGCGCGGTCCCCGCGCTGCCGGTGGATCGCCGCCAGAGCGTCGGCGCCCTCCTCGGGGTCGTCCGCGCCGTGGGCCAGCCCGTCCCTGGTCAACTCGTCGAACGTCGGGCCGTGCCGGTCGAGCACGGTGGGGAGGCCGAACAGCCTCGAGTCCCTGGCCCGCAGTCGCACGCAGGTGTCGTTCTCGACGCCGCGCCGACCGACGCAGATCAGCGCGGACGCGCCGGCCAGCACCCGGAAGTACTCCGCCCGACCGAGCGGGGTCCGGCGCACGGTCACGAAGTCGCCGCACCCGTGCTCCTCGACTGTGTCGAGGAGTCCGGACAGCACCACCGCGTTGTCGGCGTTCTCGCGCCCGTACAGGAACACGAGCTCCACGGGCACGCCGCGGCTCCGGGCTATCCGTACGGCGTCCAGCGCGAATACCGGGTCGAGGTACGCCCACAGGCCGCCCGACCAGACCACCCGGAACGTCCGCTCCGGGTCCGCCCCGGACAGTTCGCGCCGCGCCGCCGCGGCGGCGGACTCCGAGAACCCGATGGGGATCGTGGAGATCAGCCTGTCGAGCGCCCCCGACGCCCGCATCGCCTCCACCGTGACCCGCCCGGTGACACAGAGGTTCGCCACGAGCGTCGCCCGCTCCACGGCCGACCGGCAGGTGAAGAACGTCCCGCTCGCCAACTGGCGGCGGTACGCCTCCACCGTGTTCCGGTAGACGTCCTCGCGGTCCGCGCTCCGTACCAGCGACGGGTACAGCGCGTGTTCGAGGGGCGGGGCGTTCTCCACGATTACCGGCTTGCCGCTGTCGACCACGGCTGACAGCCGCTCGGGGGACGGCGAGTCGAAGGAATAGACCATGTCGCTCCGCCGCAGTTCGTCGGCCCACGCCGCCTCCCGGGTCACCAGCCGGACCCCGGCACCGAGCTGCTCGGGCAGCGATCCCGGTGAGAAGACCGTGACGTCGGCGACCCGCGCGATCTCCGCGGCGAGTTCCCGCGCGCGCAGCCCGATTCCGCCGAGCGACGTCCAGTCGACGCGGTGTCCGGTGCAGTCCATCAGTACGTCGGGCATCGCAGGCCCCACACATCGGACGGTCGCGTCACGTTGACGTAGCTCTCGACCTCGACGTAGGCCGCGCCGCACAGGACGCGCGCCGGGTCGGTCGCCACCGTCGGCAGCAGTTCCCGGTGGCCGGGGGAGACCATCGGCACCACCCACAGCCCGTCGAACCGGTCGAGGCCCCGCTGCGGTTTCTCCTCGCACGCCGTGATGACACCGGTCCTCCGGTCGAGCGCCACCGCGCCGTCGGCGCGCAGGACCTCGGGGTCCGTGGTCGGGTGGACCAGTGCCGACCGGCCGTGCCGCCGCGCCATGTCCATCGCCTCCGCGAAGTCGTCCGGCTCTCCGGTGGTGAAGATCTGGTCGGGGAGCACCACGGCGGTCACTCCTTCGCAGTAGGGGAGACCGGCGCGGACGGCACCGCCCAGGCCCGGTCCGTGCCGCCGCGGGTTCTGCACGGTGAAGACCACCTCCGCGCCGCGTCCGCCCAGTTCCTCCCCGATCACGTCCATGGACCGGGCCCGGCCCGCACCGACGACGCCGACGATCCGCACCTGGGTCAGGTCGAGCGCGGTCAGCGGTTCGAGGCAGCAGTGCAGCACGGTGCGGTGCGGGCTCACGGTGTGGAGTTCCTTCGGGTACGGAGCCCCGAAGCGTGTCCCCTCCCCGGCCATCGCGACGATGACGGAGGCCCTCATGACGTGCGCCCCGGGGCGTCGGTGTGCAGGCTGCGCAGGAGCAGACGCGGGCACCGCGGGTCGTCGGTGAAGCTCTCCCTGCCGTGGGCCAGGACGTCGTTGCGGAAGATCAGGCACTGACCGGCCTGGAGAAGCAGGTCGATCCGGACGTCCGGGTCGTCCCGCCGGGCCCTGAAGTAGCCCAGCGCGCGTGCGAGGGACTTCTGGTCCGCGGCGTCCTTCGGGTACCAGCGCTCGACCTGTCCTTCGCCGTACCGGGTGGCGTAGTGGCCGTCTCCGAGCTCGGCGAACACGGGCCCGACGGCCTCGCGGACCGCGCCGGGGATCGTCGACCGCCTGCCGAGGATCGTGCCCCGCAACAGGACCTCGGCCGCCTCGGGATCCTCCGTCCGCAACTCGTCGAACACCCGTCCCGCGTTGAGCAGGGACGTCCTGCCGCCTCCGTGCGCCGGGCGTACGCAGTACAGCAGGGTCGTCCGGATGGTCCCGATGTCCTCCAGGAGCCCGTCGGTGTGCCAGCCCTGTGCCGCGCCGGTGTGGAAGGCCGGGTGGTCCGATTCGGCCTTCCGCGTCACCTCGGTGACGAGCGGCGCGTTCCGGTCGCGGTACAGGAGCGGGGCGTAGGGTTCCCCCAGGCCGAAGTCGGCGCGTATCGCCGCCATTTCCCGGTGGGCGTCCTCCGTCGACACGGTCCCGGCCGGGCTCCGCGCCACCGCGAAGCCGTAGGCCTCCAGCATGTCGTGCGTCTTGTCGGGCTTCAGCAGATCGGTCAGGTATCCGCGGCCGTGTGCGGTCAGCTCCGTGTAGTCCGACCTCATCAGTTGCATGCCACGGGCTCCCGCACGTCGAAGACGGTCCGATCGGCCACGTCCCCCGCCCCGGCACCGCAGGGCCTCCCGGTCAGCACGTACACAGCCCGGCCTCCACTCTCAGCTTTTTGGGATCGGTGTAGAAGGGCGGACCGAACCGGGCGCGGATCGTGCTCACCGTCCGCGGTCCGAGCGGTCGCTCCCGTGCCGTGACCAGGGCGGCGGCAAGTTCCTCCACCGCCTGCGGACCGGCGCCCTCGAAGGTGATCTCGTTCGAACCGAGGCGCAGGTGTACGCCGGGCATCCCCGGCATCGACGACTGCAGATTGACCCGGATACCCGCCTCGGCCAGCCTGTTCGACAGGGCGTACGCGGCTGCCGGGCCCTCCAGTGCCACCCACACCTGGTGTGTGTCGGTGTAGCCGGTGCCGCTGTCGCCGTGGACCCGGAACCCCGCATCGGCCAGTGCGGCGGCGAGTCGTCGCGCGTTGTCGTTGGTCGTCCGGGCGTAGTTCCCGATCCGGTGCTCGACCTCCAGCGCTGCCAGGGACAGTGCCAGGGTCTCCGCGAAGTGGTGACTGCTGACCAGGTCGAACTGGGCGGAGCGCAGGCTCTCGTCGACGTCCTCGGCGTCGGTGAAGATCACGCCCTTGTGCGGTCCGGGGAACGACTTGTGGGTCGAGCCGCCGAAGGCATCGGCCCCGCAAGCCAGTGGGTTCTCCACGAGACCGCCGAGGACGAGGCCGAGGTAGTGGCTGGCGTCCACGTACAGCCGGGTGGCCGGGCTCACCCTCCGCACCACGTCCGACATCGTTCCGAAGTCCGGCACCCTGACGCAGTTCTGCACGTCCACGTACACCAGGTCCACGTCGCCGGGGGCGAGCGCGTCCGCCAGTTCCGAGGCGTCGACCCGGCCGTCCTCGCAGCCGAGCAGACGGGACCGCCGGCCCAGCCTGGTGAGCAGCGCCGGGGTGGCGTAGTGGCCGCCGGAGTCCTGGTCGACGCTCACCACGGTCGAGCCCGGTGCGGACAGGGCGGCGACGGTGAGAATCATCGCGCTCATCCCCGATATCGGCCGCACGTTGCAGTACCGCGCCGAGGCCATCCGCCGGAGCGCCCCGGCCCCGAGCGCCTCGATGTGCGCGATGTCCTCCCCGCCGCGGAACTCCCAGAACATGGGATCGCCCGCGGTGTTGAAGAAATACCGGTTGGAGAAGTCGGACCCCAGTGGCACCGAGGCCAAGGGCGAGATCCGGTTCTCGCTGGGCACGAGGTTGAGGGCGTGCGCGGCCCGCCGGTCGGCGTCGGCTATCGCCCTGCCCAGCATCAGCGGGTCGACGCCCGCCGATGTCTTTCCGCCAGTTCGCTCCGTCACCTCATCACCTCAACGCCGTTTCGAGGATGCTCACGGTGCCGACGGCATCCGGCTCCGCGACCGAGCAGTTGAACCGCACCCAGGGGCGGGTGCAGTCGTACAGGACCGCCCACGGCTCGTCGCTGCCCCCGAAAATCGCCGCCGGGTTGAGCTTGAGCCCCGCCTCCCGGCCGATCCGGTTGCACCAAACGACCGCGCCTTCCGGCCCGTCGACCCGGACTGGTAGCGGCAGGAACAGGGAGTAGCCGGTCTCCGGGTACCGGGAGTCGAGATCGATGCCCAGCGGCACGAGCCGGTTGCGGTAGACCGTGAGGACGTCCGCGTAGTGCCGCGCCATGCCGCGCAGGTACCGGTCGAGGGTGTCGACGACCGGCGATTCCCACAGCATCGTCGCGAGGGGGTCGTCGGCGGCCGGCCGGCTCGACGCGACCTCGGGGGGAAGCAGCGGAGGCCGTGGTGGAGCGGTGCCTTTCCGCTGCGCCGCCCGTGCGCACATCAGCGCGACGTACAGCGCGACGACGCCGGTGGACAACGGGTTCAGCGCGTAGCAGCGCTCGAACCGGTCCGCCTCCAGATACCGTCTGAGACCGGGATCCCGGGTGATCAGCAGGCCCGCGCGCAGTCCGGGGACCGACAGGTCCTTGCTCGCGGTGAGCATGACGCAGCCCCGGCCGAGATCGAGGTCCCGGACGGCCTCGCGCAGATGCCGGTCGTCCACCGCGGACCCCTTGCCGGCCGCCGCGGACACCTGGAACACCGAATCGAGGATGCGGAAGTCGTCGCCGACCCCGTCGGGCAACCGGAAACGCCGACCGGTCACTCCGTTGGGCACGATGTCGACCAGGGCCTTGGGCGCGCCCGACCGGGTGCCGTGCAGCAGACCGTCGCCGTTGTAGTGGGCGCCGACCGGCATGCCCCACCGGTGGGCGGACTGTTCGAAGGCGTAGTAGCAGGGCAGCGGCAGCACGTACTCGTACCCCCGTCCGGCGAGATACCCGGTGACCACGCTGATCGCCTCCGTCGACCCGGACATGACGAACACATCGCCGGGCCCGATGTCGAAACGGCCCAGCCATTCCGCGGCGAGCGCGCTGATCAGGTGCCGGTCGGAGCCGTCGAACCCGGTCGAGTAGTCCGTCATGCGCTGCTGTTCGAACAACACCGTGATCAGGGCACGAATCTGCGCCACGAGCTCCGGAGCGGCCGGGTACATGTTGCGGCCGTATCCGATCTGGCGCGATGTGGACACCCCGTGCCGGAGACGCCGGTACGCGACCACGCACGCCGCGTCCTGTGTCTCCGTCACGAATTCCTCCGGAAAGATCGTCATGAGCACCACTCAGCGCTTCGCCGGCAGCGGCGTCATCGCCCGGGCGATCGACGAGACCACCCATTCCGACGACGCGTCCGGTAGCAGGTCGATCCAGTGGTCGACCGGCGCCCGCGGGTCCTCGACGAACTCCAGGTACTCGCCCAGTCGTGCCAACTGCCAGTTCCGTACGCGGTGGTAGTCCGCCGAGTCCCGCTCGAAGAACGAGAAGGTGTCGGCCAGTCGCTCGCAGTACTCCCGGGGTGCTCGGAGGCCGACGACATGGACCGTTTCTCCCTGGCTCGCGATGTCGGCCCGCAGGAGGGACAGTCGCTCGCTCGAATGGATGTTCATCGGTGCCAGGACGCCGCCGCTGCCGTGCCGGGCGGTGTGGACGCACAGCGACGTGAACAGCGCCTGCCAGACAGGGGCCTCCTGGAAGTTCTCCGGCAGGCCGGTACGGAACTTCATCAGGGCGAAGCCCAGTTGCTCTCCGTCGACGACCTCGACACCCCCGAGCCGGCCGGCGACCGCCTGCGCGATCTCCATCCTCGACAGCGCCCAGGGGCCCGTGACGACTGTGATCATCGGCTTACCCGGAACAGTACGTGGATGTCCTTGTCCGCGGTTGCCAGCTCCGGCCGGTTGGAGATGCTCGACCAGGTGGTTCGGGCGAATCCGTGCCGCGCGAACACGTCGCGGAGGACGTTGGGGTGCCAGCCGCCGAACCCCGGCAGCTCCCTCCCCGCCTTCCGGAAGTCGCCGTTCGGGCGGCCGTCCCACATCGTCTCGACGGCGACCCACACGGCGGACTCCGTCGTGTGGGTCGCCACCGCCCCGGCCAGCCGACCCAGGTCCGCCACGGTCCACAGCACGTTCCGGGAGAACACCGCGTCGTACCGGCCGTCGATGTCCTGCGCGTCGAGCATCGAGAACGTGACGGCGGGACCGCCGTCCGGTCCTCGCCGCCCGAGCGCCTTCTCCCGCGCCCGCGCGATCATCCGCTCCGAGGTGTCCACACCGTGGACATCGAAACCCAGCTCCGCGCACAACAACGCGTAGGTGCCCGTCCCGCAGCCGATGTCGAGGAGCCTTCCCGAACGAATGGGAAAAACCTCCGCGAGCATCGACTTCCACGCCTCCGCCTGTTCGGACGTCAGCGAATTACCCGGTGTTTCGTCATAATTCTCGGCGCGGTGGTCCCAATGCGCCACCAAGTTCGTCACGCCCCGACTCCTCCGGCCGCTATTTCTGCTCGTTGTCCGTCCCGAAAACGATATGGATCCGCATGTCGTCGCCCCCGTTGAACGCACTGTGCAGATGCCTGGTGTCGACGTAGTAAAGGTTGCCGTCGGCCGGGACATTCACCACCTTGTCGTGCTCGACGAAAACGAATCGCGCGTGCTCGCTCGTGGTGACCGCGAGGTGATATCGCGGCGTCATGTCCCGGTGCACGGAATAGCAGTGCTTCGGGTCCAGTGCCATGATCCTGGTACGGATGGGCTTGAACGGGAGCCGGTCGAACACCTCGCCCAGGTAGCTGCCCCGGAGTTCGGCGTGCACCTCGGTGAAGTCGGAGTCCGAGGAAATCAAGGACTGCCGCAGGCAGCCCTCGTACCACGGGTCCGTTGCCGCCGGCCGGTGCTGGAGAGCGAGCTGCCGTGTCCCCTCGAAGGCCAGCGGATGCTTTTCCAACAGGCTTGCCACCGACTCGCGGAGCTTGTCGGGGTCGATCTCGAGATCAGTCCTGGACGTCAGCAAGGTCACGGCGTGACTCCTCCTGCGGAACGGATCAGCCAAGTCCGCCAACGGCGAACCGGTTTTCCTGCCTCTACTTGATTCTTCTGACCACCGCAGGATCTGTCATTGCCGGGACGCGACCACCTGATTGGCCGATCGCGTCCCGTCGGAACCAGTCGTCGCGAAACCTGCCCGGTGGTACGCCGTACTTGGCGCGGAATGCCCGGCTGAAGTCGGAGGGCTGGGAAAAACCGTTGCGCAGGCCGATCTCGCGGACCGAGACCGATCGCAGCCGCGCGTCGCAGAGTTCACGTCGACTGTTCTCCAGCCTCCGCTGCCGAATCCAGTCCGACGGCGTGCTGCCCGCTGTCTTGAACAGCCGTTGCAGATAGCGAATGGAGATGTGATGTGCCGAGGCGACCAGGCTCGGCGTGAGGCCGCAGTCGCCGAGATTGCGGTCGATGAATCCGCGGATGCGCGTTATCAACTCGTACTGCAGGGTCTGCGGGCACACTTCGTCGGCGTCGACGAAGTGCCGTTCCAGCACCGCCGCGGCCAAGTGCAGGGCGGCATCGCCGAACCGGGCCACCTCGGGCGCACCCAGCCCGGTCGCCCGGCCTGCCGCCTCGACCAGGAACGAGCAGAGCAGCGGCCCGGAACCGGCCGCGTCCCGGACCTTGTGCTGCGGCGCGCCGACGTCCGGTGGAACCGTCGGCATCGCGGAGCCCGGGAAGACCATCACGACCGCCTCGGCCGTCCGGTTCCCCAGCGTCGGGCTGATGCCCAGGGGGAGTCGGGTGTCGCACAGCGCCACCGCAGCGTCCCGAACGATGAGTTCGCGTCCGGCTCGCGCCACTCCGATCTCGCCGAGCGAACTGAGAACGAGGGCATACCGCCCGGGATCGGCCTCCAGCACATGCAGAGCGGAACCGGCCGTTCGGAATGTGATCCGGTGTGCCGTGACACTGCCCAGTTCAGTGGTCTGCAGAATCGGACGAACGCCACGGAGAGCCGGGTCCTGGTGTCCGGGTTCGCCGGCGCCCCCTGCCGCCGGCCCGCGCACAGCCCCTTCGGCCGTCCATCGGTCTCCCCGCCGGACGGAACCACCCAACGGCACCATCTCACCGCTGCGCCGCATTTCCAAACTCCCGTTCTAGCGAATAGTCGGTTCGTGGTCCCGCCGCGGCGCGCCACTCCGGCTTTCGGCCGTCACCGTGACCGGTCTCATGACGCGTGCGGGCATTCCTTCTCCAAGAGCAGTCCGTCACATAGTGTCGCTGGTGAAATATCACTGTCATTGATAGGGCGCGACCAATCACTTGACCTCGCGCGCCGAGCTGTTCAAGGCAACCGGAAGGCACACAGCCGCCCGATGCACCATTGATTCGCGCGAAACCACCGGATCGGATCAGCCAGGATGTCGCCCGGTTTCCGGGCCGGGGCAATAGTTTCGGAGAATGACGCGGGAATGGCTCAATATTGGCCAACCGGAAGAGGGGGCGAGCCCGAGCGCGGGTAAGGTCCTGCCCGCCACAGCGGCATGGCGCCGACTTCGGCGGACGCCATCCACGCACGACGAAAAGTACGAAGAAAGGCGTCGAGTTGACTTCTCCATGCGTGATCGATCCCGACCAGGAGCCGTGGATTCTCGCACGGCGTTTCACGAATCGACTGGCCGACGCCCTGGGCGACACTCTCCGTGATGTCGTGGTGGTGGGATCCGCGTCGCTCGGCGACTGGCAGGCGAACAGTGACATCGACCTCGTCTGCGTGGTGGAGAGGGGATTGGATTCACGGGCACGCGACGCCGTCTCGCCGCTGCACGAGAACTCCAAGCACGAATACGGTCACACGATCGATGCGATGTACGTGACAAGAGACGGTCTGGCCAAGGGCCCTGACACCCTCCAGTCCGTCGTGGCGTCGGTCGCCGGAACCCTGCATCCCGAGTCGACGGACGGACCGATGAACTGGGCGACCTGGCTCAACATCGTCCAGTCCGGTGTCCGTGTCCCCCTCGCCGGGGACGGGGCGATGACGGCGGTGGATCCGAGGAGCGCCGGGATGCCGATCGAGGAGGAGACCGCGCGCGACGGGGCGATCAGGTTCTCCCGCGCCAATCTCGACCAGTACTGGCGCAACAGGATCACCCTGTCCGAACAGATCTACCTGGACAACGAAGCGGCCCACCCGGTGTCCACGTTCGAGGTCGAGTGGATGTCCCTGGGGCCGGCTCGCCTGCTGGCGACGGTCCTCACCGGGCGCATCGTCTCGAAGTCGGAGGGTGGTGAGCTGGCCGCCGACAGGTCTCCGGAGTTCCGGCCGCACCTCACGCAGGTGCTCGACGCCCGCAGGGGGGCGGACGTCACAAGGACGTGGAGCCGCGGAGACCTGGAGCGGTCGCTCGACCTCGCCCGCATCTGCGTGCGCCTCGGCGCGGGCGGCTAGCCTCGCTGTTTCGCTTGGGGTGACGAGGTGACGAGGTGACGAGGTGACGCTGTGGGCGGCTCGCCGTCCAGCAGCAGGACGCGGGTCCGGGCCAGAAGGCCGATGGGCGCGAGGCTGAGCTCGAGCCAGGCGGCGTTGACGGAGAGCAAGCGGGATGGGAAGCGTCCGAAACCGGTGGTCTTGCCGCACCGGATGTGGTCCTCGACTGTGGCGTGTCCATGGTGGCGGACCTCCAGGAACTGGGCCGAGCCGCCGTCGGCGTCCAGGGCGGGGTGCCAGACCACAAGCCCCTGTCCGTGGTCCATCTCGATCCCGGCTCGAAGCGGCTGACGTTCGAAGGGGTGGCCTGGCCGACGGGGCGTCCTCCCGCGCGGGAGGACGACTGCGTGATCCCGGCGCATCCGTAGCCCGGCGCGATGTGGTGTGAGGCCCCGGCTACGGGCCCGGCCGGCCCCGCCCGCGAATGGGAGGGGCCGGCCCGGCCGCTACCGGGCCGGTGTCCCGGGGGAGACCGGGTTCGGCGCCGGGGCGTAACCGGTGGGGCGGGTGGTGAACGTTCCCCGGCCCTGGGTCCGGCTGCGCAGCCGGGTCGCGTAGCCGAACAGCTCCGCCAGCGGCACGGTCGCTGTGATCACCGCCGTGCCTGCCCGCGCGGTCGAGCCCGAGACCCGTCCGCGCCGTGCCGCCAGATCGCCGAGGACCCCGCCCACGGCGTCGTCGGGCACGGTGACGGTGACCTCCGCCACCGGCTCCAGCAGCACCATCGCACTCGCGCGCAACGCCTCACGGAGCGCGAA from Streptomyces sp. NBC_01591 includes:
- a CDS encoding helix-turn-helix transcriptional regulator, whose amino-acid sequence is MVFPGSAMPTVPPDVGAPQHKVRDAAGSGPLLCSFLVEAAGRATGLGAPEVARFGDAALHLAAAVLERHFVDADEVCPQTLQYELITRIRGFIDRNLGDCGLTPSLVASAHHISIRYLQRLFKTAGSTPSDWIRQRRLENSRRELCDARLRSVSVREIGLRNGFSQPSDFSRAFRAKYGVPPGRFRDDWFRRDAIGQSGGRVPAMTDPAVVRRIK
- a CDS encoding aspartyl/asparaginyl beta-hydroxylase domain-containing protein gives rise to the protein MTLLTSRTDLEIDPDKLRESVASLLEKHPLAFEGTRQLALQHRPAATDPWYEGCLRQSLISSDSDFTEVHAELRGSYLGEVFDRLPFKPIRTRIMALDPKHCYSVHRDMTPRYHLAVTTSEHARFVFVEHDKVVNVPADGNLYYVDTRHLHSAFNGGDDMRIHIVFGTDNEQK
- a CDS encoding aminotransferase class III-fold pyridoxal phosphate-dependent enzyme; translation: MSSGEEVASALGRPWRAPRDHSGPTFVAGQGAWLVDRGGHRVIDATSGALNVFCGHGVEPIVDAHLSQLRTLAHVDMAQGLTEPAHRLADGLRDIRGHGGDRFFFANSGSEAIELAVGLSSRYWAAVDSRRTDIVAFERGYHGSTALCQSLSGLPQTSSAPDGFGVRVHHLTFGGFTGAEQRSGAAREHITAQLRTVLAGSAAGTVLVEPFLNVGGGIRLPEGLLGDIRRACDEYGALLVLDEVFTGVGRTGAWFAHEHTGVRPDLTAFSKGLTNGVCALSAVAADHRVLDRLPAGSIVPYGHTMSASAAACAAANATLEHMRRTGAVAAARAIGARLLSALERELRGADGVVDVRGHGLALSVELDGVDCAGNVQQVVYDLGAYTRQQGSTVLLAPPACLSGAEEDRLVDHLVTGVRKVVAAR
- a CDS encoding nucleotidyltransferase domain-containing protein, producing MIDPDQEPWILARRFTNRLADALGDTLRDVVVVGSASLGDWQANSDIDLVCVVERGLDSRARDAVSPLHENSKHEYGHTIDAMYVTRDGLAKGPDTLQSVVASVAGTLHPESTDGPMNWATWLNIVQSGVRVPLAGDGAMTAVDPRSAGMPIEEETARDGAIRFSRANLDQYWRNRITLSEQIYLDNEAAHPVSTFEVEWMSLGPARLLATVLTGRIVSKSEGGELAADRSPEFRPHLTQVLDARRGADVTRTWSRGDLERSLDLARICVRLGAGG
- a CDS encoding TauD/TfdA family dioxygenase — encoded protein: MQLMRSDYTELTAHGRGYLTDLLKPDKTHDMLEAYGFAVARSPAGTVSTEDAHREMAAIRADFGLGEPYAPLLYRDRNAPLVTEVTRKAESDHPAFHTGAAQGWHTDGLLEDIGTIRTTLLYCVRPAHGGGRTSLLNAGRVFDELRTEDPEAAEVLLRGTILGRRSTIPGAVREAVGPVFAELGDGHYATRYGEGQVERWYPKDAADQKSLARALGYFRARRDDPDVRIDLLLQAGQCLIFRNDVLAHGRESFTDDPRCPRLLLRSLHTDAPGRTS
- a CDS encoding class I SAM-dependent DNA methyltransferase codes for the protein MTNLVAHWDHRAENYDETPGNSLTSEQAEAWKSMLAEVFPIRSGRLLDIGCGTGTYALLCAELGFDVHGVDTSERMIARAREKALGRRGPDGGPAVTFSMLDAQDIDGRYDAVFSRNVLWTVADLGRLAGAVATHTTESAVWVAVETMWDGRPNGDFRKAGRELPGFGGWHPNVLRDVFARHGFARTTWSSISNRPELATADKDIHVLFRVSR